A genomic window from Chrysoperla carnea chromosome 3, inChrCarn1.1, whole genome shotgun sequence includes:
- the LOC123296066 gene encoding uncharacterized protein LOC123296066, translated as MESQNSLRRITRRYNVSSTGKSPVSISQNEHDSENETEILSSSYSEDVFTNSRVTTSSLKQRKSKNLRHNTSDYSSEENEESSFDKRHSSNRNGNVARSAEDLSNHKPYKLYKEAGEYWNKYPKTDYTYSRYSPHRRELEPGAIIMPNMSRRSIHSEERTLSDSKNNYVLERTHLSRNYYTNSDLPKRRLEEFWGKDEVDYKINETLIQKILRITRITLIYTVLTNYFHSVTSRKLSGRSYIRNYRAEQKWYQKIWTFISSSFAKIGSAYYTLLGSVLLLDSWILRRENRTTLSTEASETTQNLVNQVSEDRWKILRRIGYGSLILLLLLLGINYGTNVDLNEYIPELPDLPKLPELPELPSISIPEPVSEYVQSSQDKFMEAFEYTKLATSESYNELYNFFLSEYLSLNKEEPQSSNVEQSDTQSVQSDDILQPQSEDPLLDDNNAINDNFDPFNDENIELCWLYLWDNSSYKIQESITSPIISGLETSISYIKSGLFQVLGIIFWPLTSIYDYAVNTFNFISENYLSSPKSQFEYILECMAWPFQLGYEYLTLGFSKIYECLLLPLKFISTSSSSVYENFTNGFTAIISGIASCYEYVKFGSGKVSENIYWLFTTTYQSLGNFLFEGLSSLLSIIYSIPGFLYLPIGYFKNLFASDPIKISEKKIIIQDTPKQVLPEKVITLPPIIQEKYEINNYIHAEIQKIYQQTQQEKVVHTKVAIDDDELNAIKFEIKQLKGGLNKLNADKTGMPDFALEPSGGQVISTRCTESYNAKTAVISVFGIPLWYPSNTPRVVINQGVVPGECWAFQGFPGFLVIKLSTRVHIHTFSLEHIPKEISPTGHIDSAPQNFSVWGLVNETERNPLKLGQYTYDANGDSLQYFSVQAEDPIPAFEMIELRIESNHGNIKFTCLYRFRVHGSIANDTPPPP; from the exons ATGGAATCACAAAATAGTTTACGTCGAATAACAAGACGTTATAACGTGTCTTCGACGGGGAAATCACCAGTTTCAATTTCACAAAATGAACATGATTCGGAAAATGAAACAGAAATTCT GTCTTCGTCGTATTCTGAAGATGTATTTACTAATTCACGCGTAACTACTTCATCTTTAAAGCAAaggaaaagtaaaaatttacggCATAATACATCTGACTACAGTTCAGAGGAAAATGAAGAATCTAGTTTTGATAAACGGCATAGTTCGAATCGAAATGGAAATGTTGCTCGCTCTGCTGAGGATTTATCAAATCATAAAccctataaattatataaagagGCTGGCGAATATTGGAA taaatatcCCAAAACTGATTACACATATTCGAGGTATTCTCCGCATCGCAGAGAATTAGAACCCGGCGCCATCATAATGCCAAATATGTCTCGACGTTCCATCCACAGTGAAGAAAGAACTCTTTctgattcgaaaaataattacgtATTGGAAAGAACACATTTATCacgaaattattatacaaattcag aTTTACCGAAACGTCGCTTGGAAGAATTTTGGGGGAAAGATGAggttgattataaaattaatgaaacattaattcaaaaaattttgcgaATAACTCGCATTACATTAATTTATACCGTGTTAACGAACTATTTCCATTCAGTAACAAGTAGAAAATTATCTGGCAGATCTTATATTAGAAATTATAGAGCAGAACAAA aatggtatcaaaaaatttggaCTTTCATAAGTTCAAGTTTTGCAAAAATTGGATCAGCTTATTATACCTTACTTGGATCTGTATTGTTACTTGATAGCTGGATACTGAGACGAGAAAATCGCACAACACTATCAACTGAAGCATCAGAAACAACACAAAACCTTGTAAATCAAGTATCCGAAGATCGTTGGAAAATATTACGAAGAATTGGTTATggttctttaattttattgttattattactgG GAATTAATTATGGTACAAATGTTGACTTAAACGAATATATTCCAGAATTACCTGATTTACCTAAATTACCTGAATTACCTGAACTTCCATCAATATCCATACCAGAACCTGTTTCTGAATATGTTCAATCATCACAAGATAAATTTATGGAAGCATTTGAATATACTAAATTGGCAACAAGTGAAAGTTACaatgaattatataatttctttttaagtgaatatttaagtttaaataaagaGGAGCCACAATCGAGTAATGTTGAGCAATCAGATACACAATCTGTACAATCAGATGATATATTACAACCACAATCGGAAGATCCATTACTTGATGATAATAATGCTATCaatgataattttgatccatttaatgatgaaaatattgaacttt gttgGCTTTATTTATGGGATAATTCTTCATACAAAATTCAAGAATCTATTACATCTCCAATTATTTCTGGATTAGAAACCAGTATTAGCTATATTAAATCTGGATTATTTCAAGTTTTGGGAATAATATTTTGGCCTTTGACGTCGATTTATGATTATGCAGTGAATACATTTAACTTTAtatcagaaaattatttatcatcacCGAAATCACAATTCGAATACATTCTTGAATGTATGGCATGGCCTTTTCAGTTAGGCTATGAATATTTAACTttaggattttcaaaaatttacgaaTGTTTATTATTgcctttgaaatttatttccacATCATCTTCATcggtttatgaaaatttcacgAATGGATTTACAGCAATTATTTCTGGAATTGCTTCATGCTATGAATATGTTAAATTTGGAAGTGGAAAAGTATCTGAAAACATTTATTGGCTTTTCACCACAACGTATCAGTCATTGGGAAATTTCTTATTTGAAGGATTGAGTTCACTATTGTCAATCATATATTCAATACCGGGATTCTTATATTTACCAATtggttatttcaaaaatttatttgcaagtGATCCAATCAAaatttcggagaaaaaaattataattcaagaCACGCCTAAACAAGTATTACCAGAAAAAGTTATTACATTACCGCCAATTATTCAAGAGAAATAT gagataaataattatattcatgcagaaatacaaaaaatttatcaacaaacgCAGCAAGAAAAAGTTGTTCACACGAAAGTGGCTATTGATGACGATGaattaaatgctattaaatttgaaataaaacaattaaaaggtggtttaaataaattaaatgctgATAAAACTGGTATGCCAGATTTTGCTTTGGAACCTTCAG ggGGTCAAGTAATATCTACACGCTGTACTGAAAGTTACAATGCAAAAACAGCTGTAATTAGTGTATTTGGAATTCCATTATGGTATCCAAGCAATACACCACGAGTTGTTATTAATCAAGGTGTTGTTCCCGGTGAATGTTGGGCTTTTCAAGGTTTTCCAGgctttttagttataaaattatcaacaagaGTTCATATTCATACATTTTCACTAGAACATATCCCAAAAGAAATATCACCAACAGGTCATATTGATTCTGCACCACAAAATTTTTCTGTCTGG GGTTTGGTAAATGAAACCGAACGTAATCCGTTGAAATTAGGACAATATACTTATGACGCCAATGGAGATTCGttacaatatttttctgttCAAGCAGAGGATCCAATTCCAGCATTTGAAATGATTGAGTTACGTATTGAATCGAATCATggcaatattaaatttacgtGCTTGTATAGATTTAGGGTGCATGGCTCAATTGCAAATGATACTCCACCACCaccttga
- the LOC123294712 gene encoding serine/threonine-protein kinase/endoribonuclease IRE2 has product MLIWIYLIVFGSFISNPCLFYDVQNEATGSTDLSKQISPDNLLLFSTLDGTLTAVDKNDGKVRWKHQDEPAVKVPVDTKQAINPIVLPDPKDGSLYLLGGAKTDSLKKLPFTIPELVASAPCRSSDGIFYTGKKTDQWFLVEPRTGQREPVLGWNSNPVDPNTCPLVPGSGVYIGRTQYEILMLDVNNESKRKWNVTFFGYAAEPMSSDMRVNYEMIHFSTSSTGLLITMDRISGKMLWKLDLGSPVVAVYLLTSSGLISVPFTSVAHQTLPMLEKANPYSDKMRLYPTLYIGEHIHGLYALPSLVDQTAVTITASQTSPLLLEGPSTPNENQDNDDKFPLSGQNIRILSDDLDKLYDSPNLRHIFMDKNSKIYLGHYNVPEFSSVQLRLSGRQFDEKLLKQPVLDSENESNVNIVKTPLEKRSVEVQTDGTDEATENLKHSTTFILSYYWNAKTWLNKQENIGLKIALIIVVGCMISMFWYFKAQVREFQQMSQGSTGSAYSQNGPVTAYLEELNDGQLRVGKIIFRPDVVLGRGCEGTCVYKGEFEGRAVAVKRILPEYFSLADREVSLLKESDAHPHVIRYHCTERDRQFRYIALELCVATLYDYVLRKDQIVQVLPKISEMDILKQATSGIAYLHSLDIVHRDIKPQNVLLWVGPGGAEVRALISDFGLCKKLQIGRTSFSRRSGITGTDGWIAPEMLNGNFKTTTAVDMFSLGCVFYFVLSAGKHPFGEPLRRQANILSDIYLLNDLLGPENTQELAKNLIISLIVSIPSERPPAEAVLKHPLFWNKTKILTFFQDVSDRVEKADNFDGALLSLEKYSNSVVKSDWRLHVSDAVALDLRRFRTYRGESVRDLLRALRNKKHHYHELPKEAQEELGEIPDSFIDYWTSRFPQLLLHTWLAMQCVKHEPSFTQYYHKYFLFPNNLCKNLLIDDNQDETTIYLENISRKKPIDNLKNKSKKLLIDVPIKNVEYTTKIDTKDKLKNLNYDWRQTINDSNSFETKPENVAYRRRTNNHRSRKTRKSIGESSPPVWKLSTNQES; this is encoded by the exons ATGTTAATTtggatttatttaattgtttttggcAGTTTTATTAGCAATCCGTGTTTGTTTTATGACGTGCAAAACGAG gCCACTGGTTCTACAGATTTATCTAAACAAATTAGTCCtgataatttattactattttcaactttagaTGGTACGCTAACTGCTGTTGATAAAAATGATGGAAAAGTTCGATGGAAACATCAAGAtg aacCTGCTGTTAAAGTACCAGTCGATACAAAGCAAGCCATAAATCCAATAGTGTTACCAGATCCAAAAGATGGGTCATTATATCTACTTGGTGGAGCCAAAACtgattcacttaaaaaattaccatttacGATACCAGAATTAGTAGCTTCTGCACCATGCCGTAGTTCGGatggaatattttatacagGAAAGAAAACTGATCAATGGTTTCTCGTCGAACCAAGAACGGGCCAACGAGAACCAGTTTTAGGATGGAATTCAAATCCTGTAGATCCAAATACATGTCCATTGGTACCTGGTTCTGGTGTGTATATAGGAAGAActcaatatgaaattttaatgttggATGTAAATAACGAATCCAAGCGAAAATGGAATGTGACTTTTTTTGGATATGCCGCAGAGCCAATGTCTTCAGATATGCGTGTAAATTATG AAATGATTCATTTTTCAACGTCATCGACGGGGTTGCTAATTACGATGGATCGTATTTCTGGTAAAATGCTGTGGAAGTTGGATCTTGGAAGTCCAGTAGTTGCAGTATATTTGTTAACATCGTCTGGTCTCATTTCTGTGCCGTTTACTAGTGTCGCTCATCAAACTTTACCAATGTTGGAAAAAGCAAATCCATATTCTGATAAAATGCGACTATA tCCAACTTTGTATATTGGGGAACATATCCATGGCTTGTACGCTTTGCCGTCACTGGTTGATCAAACAGCAGTCACAATAACTGCATCACAAACCAGTCCATTATTGCTAGAAGGTCCATCAACGCCAAACGAGAATCAAGATAACGATGATAAATTTCCATTATCTGGTCaaaatattagaatattatCGGATGATTTAGACAAATTATATGATTCACCAAATTTACGACATATCTTTAtggataaaaattcaaaaatatatttgggaCATTATAACGTTCCTGAATTTAGTTCTGTTCAATTACGACTTTCTGGTCGACAATTTGAcgagaaattattaaaacaacctGTCTTGGATTCAGAAAACGAAAGTAATGTGAATATAGTAAAAACACCTTTGGAAAAACGTTCTGTAGAAGTACAAACTGATGGCACAGATGAAGctactgaaaatttaaaacattccacaacatttattttaagttattattgGAATGCGAAAACGTGGTTgaataaacaagaaaatattggtCTAAAAATAGCTTTAATTATTGTGGTTGGATGTATGATATCAATGTTTTGGTATTTTAAAGCTCAAGTTCGTGAATTTCAACAAATGTCTCAAGGTTCTACGGGATCAGCATATTCACAAAATGGTCCAGTTACAGCATATTTAGAAGAATTGAATGATGGTCAGCTACgtgttggaaaaattatttttcgaccTGATGTAGTGTTAGGTCGTGGCTGTGAAGGAACTTGTGTTTACaa GGGTGAATTTGAAGGTAGAGCTGTGGCAGTTAAACGTATATTGCCAGAATATTTTTCGTTAGCTGATCGCGAAGTTTCTTTACTTAAAGAGAGTGATGCACATCCACATGTGATTCGATATCATTGTACAGAACGAGATAGACAATTTCGTTATATTGCTTTAGAATTATGCGTAGCGACATTGTACGATTATGTTCTCAGGAAAGATCAAATCGTGCAAGTATTACCTAAAATAAGTGAAatggatattttaaaacaagctACATCAGGGATAGCGTACTTACATTCGTTGGATATtg TCCATCGAGATATAAAaccacaaaatgttttattatgggTGGGACCCGGGGGTGCTGAAGTTCGTGCTCTAATATCTGATTTcggtttatgtaaaaaattacaaattggtCGTACTAGTTTTTCACGACGTTCAGGTATTACCGGTACTGATGGTTGGATTGCACCTGAAATGTTAAATGGAAATTTCAAAACG ACAACAGCGGTTGATATGTTTTCTTTGGgatgtgtattttattttgtactgtCAGCTGGAAAACATCCATTTGGAGAACCTCTACGCAGACAAGCAAATATTTTATCTGATATATATCTATTAAATGATTTACTTGGACCAGAAAATACTCAAGAACTtgctaaaaatttgataattagtTTAATTGTATCTATACCCAGTGAAAGGCCACCAGCAGAAGCTGTTTTAAAACATCCTCTATTTTGGAATAAgactaaaatattaacattcttCCAG GATGTTAGTGATCGAGTAGAAAAAGCAGATAACTTTGATGGGGCCTTGTtaagtttagaaaaatattcaaacagtGTCGTAAAATCTGATTGGAGGCTGCATGTCAGTGACGCTGTTGCTTTAGATTTAAGAAGATTTCGTACATATCGTGGTGAAAGTGTTCGAGATTTGTTGCGTGCATTGAGAAATAAG aaacacCATTATCACGAATTACCAAAAGAAGCTCAAGAGGAATTAGGTGAAATACCCGACAGTTTTATAGACTATTGGACTTCACGATTTCCACAATTACTTCTACACACATGGCTTGCAATGCAATGTGTTAAACATGAACCATCATTTACTcaatattatcataaatattttttattcccaaataatttatgtaaaaatttattgattgatgACAATCAAGATGAAACAactatttatttagaaaatatttctagaaaaaaaccaattgacaatttaaaaaataaatcaaaaaaattattaatcgatGTTCCtattaaaaatgttgaatatacaacaaaaattgatacaaaagacaaattaaaaaatttaaattacgacTGGCGACAAACAATAAATGATAGTAATAGTTTTGAAACGAAACCTGAAAACGTAGCGTATAGACGTCGTACAAATAATCATCGATCTAGAAAAACTCGTAAAAGTATAGGAGAATCTTCGCCACCTGTATGGAAATTATCTACAAATCaagaatcttaa